The Thiorhodovibrio frisius genome segment CCACGGTCGATGAGCGCTTGCAGCGGGCCGCCGATACCGCACTGCGCGATGGGCTTATGGCGTACAACCTGCGTCATGGCTATCACGGCCCCGAGGCAACCATCGCTGGCGCTGCCACCCTGCCCTGGAGCCAGCTCGATCTGGCCCTGGCGGAGCGTCCACCAGTGCCAGGCCTGCCGGTCGGTGTGGTCACCCATGTCGGCCCCCAGGAGGCGGAGGTCTATCTGGGTGAGGGAAAGGTGCATCAGTTGACTCGGGAGCAAGTCGCCTGGGCGCGACGCTACAAGACCGAGAACTGGCGTGGACCGGCGCCGCGGCGGGTGAGCGACGCGGTGGCGGTGGGCGATGTGATCCGCCTGCGGTTGACTGAAAAGGGCGAATGGCGCCTGGCCCAGGTCCCTTTAGTCGGTGGCGCGCTGGTCGCCATGGCACCACAGGATGGCGCGGTGCGCGCCCTCTCCGGTGGCTATGCCTTTAAGTGGAGCAAGTTCAATCGTGCGGTCGATACCAAGCGTCAGCCAGGCTCAAGCTTCAAGCCCTTTGTCTATGCCTCTGCATTCGATCACGGGTATACGCCTGCAAGTATTGTGCGCGATCAGCCATTTGAGATGCCGGGCGCGCGCGGGATGTGGCGACCGCAGAATTCCGACGGAAAATTCCTCGGTCCTATGCGTATCCGCAAAGCACTGACCAACTCGCGCAACCTGGCGATCATCGATCTGGTCAATCGCATGGGAGTGGATGTGCCACGCAATTACATCCAGCGCTTTGGATTTTCGCTCGAGTCCATGCCGGACAACATTGTCATGGCGTTGGGGGCGGGTGCAGTATCGCCGCTCGAAATGGCAACCGGGTTTAGCGTGTTTGCCAATGGCGGCTATAAAGTGGAGCCCTATCTGATTTCGCGGATCGAAGACGTGCAAGGGAACCTGCTTTTTGAGGCGAATGCTGCGCGCGCCTGCTTAGAGTGCTGGTTGGAGCCGCCAGCGGACGGCAGCGCGCGTACGCTTCCCGATGGTGCCTCGGATGCGCCTCTTGCGCCGCAGGTGGTTGATCCGCGCATTGCCTATAATATCGATTCCATTCTCAGAGATGTGGTGACCTCGGGTACCGCGACCCGCGCGCGGGTTCTCGGGCGAGCGGATATTGGCGGCAAGACCGGCACCACCAATGACTCCCGCGACTCTTGGTTTTCTGGTTTTCAGCCGGAGCTTGCGACCGTGGTCTGGATGGGGATGGACGACAACCGTCCTCTGGGCAGCCGGGAGTGGGGCGGTACCGCAGCCCTTGGCGTGTGGGTCGACTTCATGCGCGTGGCGCTGGCCGATATCCCGGTAGCCACCATCAAGCAGCCCGAGGGCATGGTTGTGGTGAGCTTGCCCGGCGGCGGCAGCGAGACGGTTCGGGTCGAATATCGCGACAAACTTGGCGGACCCGATCCGGTTTCTGGTTCCGCATCAGGGTCTGGTGCAGGGCGAGCCTCAAGCGCGCCGCGGGTCATCGACGAATTGTTCTGACAGGTTAATGGGTGTTTGATGCTGGGCTGATGGTTCTGGCTATTCGTGGAACACCACCAGGCGCTGGCTCTCTCGATCAGCCCTCGCTTGCCCTTAACTGATCGGTCAGCTTCTCGAACTCGCGCTTCATTTCCAGATTCTCGAACGGGCGCAGCGGCGGAACCTGGCGGTTCAGCAGCCCGTCGAGCAGTTGCTGGCTGGATTGCACCAGGGCGACCAGTTCGCCGGAGACGCGCACGGTTTCGTAGGTATTCCAGGCCGTGCGAATGTCCTGCTCCAGCGCCTCGCGCGCGCGCCGGACCTGCCGCGCTTGCTCAGCAAGGTAATCACGATAGCGCCCGGCGGCGCTGATGGTCATCTGCTGGGCTTCAAGATTGGCTTGAAGCACCGGGGCGCGCTCCGGTTGGGTGCGCAGCAATTCGCGCGTCTCCTTGCTGAGTTCCTGGGCGCGCTGGCGGATGCGATCAATCTGGGGGATGTATTCGGTCTCGATGCGCTGCTCCACCTCCAGATGCATCTGCTTCAGCGCCCGCAGCAGCACCACGTACAGCCCGTAGTAGCGTCGTGCGCTGGTCAGATCCTCGCCGCTTTCGCGCACCAGACGTTCCAGCTCTACCGTAATGATCTTGACATTGTCAAACACAATGCCGAGGTCGATCATGGTGTCCCCGACCACGGTCGCGAGTAGGAACTCAACCTGCTCGTCGGTCAGCTCGAGGCCAATCTCACGCAAGCGCTCGGCGAAGTCGTGCTGAATCTGCCGCAGTCGCGCCTGGCTGTCCTCGATGGCCTGCTGTTCGGCGTTGATTAGCTGGTCGTAGTCCTCGCGCGTGCGCTTGACCATGGATTGCGTCGGCGCGGCAACCCGATCACGGCGGTATTCGGCGATTTTCTCGCGGGATTTTTCAATCTCGTCGCGGATGCTGGCGATTTCGGCGCGTTCGTTCTGCAAGGGCGATAGCGACAGGGCCGCTACTGCCTGATCAAGCAGAGCATTGATGTCTTTTTCGACATCGCGTTGATCGCGCGCGAACCAGGCCTGTTCCGGCAGGTCGCGCTGAGCCTCTTGCAGAGTCAGGGTGTCTTCGATCGGGGGCAGAACTTCCGACCAAAGGTCGGCGAAGTGCTCGCGCTGGTGTGGCGCCGGGCTGTCGGTGCCCTGTTGCCAGAGATCGGATGATTTTTGCCACCATTGGGTGGCAGTGTCGCGCGAGCGCTGCCAGAGGTCGCCAGCGCCATCGACCGATTTGCGCCACATCTCGGCGCCCTCGACGCGCGATTGCTCAAGCAATTGGCTGGTCTGTTCGCTTAAGCTGGTGGTCGCGTCCTGCGCGCCGGCGTCTTCGGGGGCGGCCAGGCTGACCGAGGTCGCGCTCAGCGTGAGCACGGCGGCGCCCAGCCAGGAGCGGCATCTGTTGGTATACCAATCGCAAACGGATTTCCGGTTTTGGGTCGGGTGACGGCCACGGGGGGCTCGGCGGCAGGACGCCGCCGGGAAGCCTACAGGGAAGTGTTCAGGGCGTCCCCCGTGGTTTTCACCCGACCCAAAACGAGCCGAAATCTCAAAGGGTTTCGGTATAGACATCGCTTGGCGGGAATTCCTTGGGGAGGCGGATTCTTTGGGATGATGAGGCATGTGGGGAATTGGCACCTCCCTGTGCCGGCACAATGCGGTTGCGGCCGCAGCTGCTAGTTGGAGGCGTTCGCGCCGACGATGTTGACTTCAACTCGCGAGCGGGTCAGTACCTTCTGCAGCGCGACGCGGGTGTCGGTATTGATCAGAATGGGCCCGGCGATGTTGGCATGCACGCGCGGTTCGCCCGGCTTG includes the following:
- a CDS encoding penicillin-binding protein 1A is translated as MTKKDQASSAGAGSAGKGSGDAPKRRAAPRWAGAAGNAPPPPKATSKSKSKSKSKAKPKSGPHPLVAVFEWFGRMLAGVLAIPLDLAVFGLFGAALVVYVTLPELPDIEGLTDVAFEEPLRVYSAEGSLMAEFGIQRRRAVAFSELPSNLINAFIATEDSRFFAHVGVDAVGLLRAAVHVARTGTMTQGGSTITMQVARNFYLSRDKTIRRKLAELLLAMQIEQALTKEEILELYLNKIFFGHRAYGVSAAAEFYYRKPLAELTLAQMAMLAGLPKAPSSNNPLSNPERALERRNYILRRMRELGLVSEPRYREALAEPLTATYYRPEIEFEANYIAEMVRQEVVERFGEKQAYSLGLQVYTTVDERLQRAADTALRDGLMAYNLRHGYHGPEATIAGAATLPWSQLDLALAERPPVPGLPVGVVTHVGPQEAEVYLGEGKVHQLTREQVAWARRYKTENWRGPAPRRVSDAVAVGDVIRLRLTEKGEWRLAQVPLVGGALVAMAPQDGAVRALSGGYAFKWSKFNRAVDTKRQPGSSFKPFVYASAFDHGYTPASIVRDQPFEMPGARGMWRPQNSDGKFLGPMRIRKALTNSRNLAIIDLVNRMGVDVPRNYIQRFGFSLESMPDNIVMALGAGAVSPLEMATGFSVFANGGYKVEPYLISRIEDVQGNLLFEANAARACLECWLEPPADGSARTLPDGASDAPLAPQVVDPRIAYNIDSILRDVVTSGTATRARVLGRADIGGKTGTTNDSRDSWFSGFQPELATVVWMGMDDNRPLGSREWGGTAALGVWVDFMRVALADIPVATIKQPEGMVVVSLPGGGSETVRVEYRDKLGGPDPVSGSASGSGAGRASSAPRVIDELF